The Vicia villosa cultivar HV-30 ecotype Madison, WI linkage group LG1, Vvil1.0, whole genome shotgun sequence genome includes a region encoding these proteins:
- the LOC131604998 gene encoding LRR receptor-like serine/threonine-protein kinase FEI 1 — translation MKITILASSFFVIFATFFNPSSLALTQDGQTLLEIKSTWNDTKNVLSNWQDFDESPCAWTGISCHPDDEQRVRSINLPYMQLEGIISPSIGKLSRLQRLALHQNGLHGIIPTEITNCTELRALYLRANYFQGGLPSGIGNLSFLNIMDVSSNSLKGAIPSSIGRLSHLQVLNLSTNFFSGEIPDIGVLSTFQKNSFIGNLDLCGRQIQKPCRTSLGFPVVIPHDAVSDEASVPTKRSSSHYLKAVLIGAVATLGLALIIALSLLWIRSSSKKERAVRKYTEVKKQVDPTASAKLITFHGDMPYTSSEIIEKLESLDEEDIVGSGGFGTVYRMVMNDCGTFAVKRIDRSREGSDQVFERELEILGSIKHINLVNLRGYCRLPSSRLLIYDYLALGSLDDLLHENVERQPLNWNDRLKITLGSARGLAYLHHECSPKIVHRDIKSSNILLNENMEPHISDFGLAKLLVDEDAHVTTVVAGTFGYLAPEYLQSGRATEKSDVYSFGVLLLELVTGKRPTDPSFVKRGLNVVGWMNTLLKENRLEDVVDRRCTDADAETLEVILELAARCTDSNADDRPSMNQVLQLLEQEVMTPCPSEFYESHSDH, via the exons ATGAAAATCACCATTCTAGCTTCTTCATTCTTTGTGATCTTTGCAACATTTTTCAACCCTTCTTCTCTTGCTCTCACTCAAGATG GTCAAACATTGTTGGAGATTAAAAGTACTTGGAATGATACTAAGAATGTTCTTAGCAACTGGCAAGATTTTGATGAGTCTCCTTGTGCTTGGACTGGAATCTCATGTCATCCTGATGATGAACAAAGAGTTCGTTCAAT AAACTTACCGTATATGCAGCTTGAAGGGATCATATCTCCCAGTATTGGTAAACTTAGTAGATTGCAGAGATT AGCACTTCATCAGAATGGTTTACATGGAATCATTCCTACTGAAATTACCAATTGTACTGAGCTTAGAGCCTT GTACTTGAGGGCTAATTATTTCCAAGGAGGCTTACCATCAGGCATTGGAAATCTTTCATTTTTGAATATAAT GGATGTTTCAAGCAATTCATTGAAAGGAGCTATACCTTCCTCGATCGGCCGTCTCTCACATTTGCAAGTTTT GAACCTGTCCACCAATTTCTTTTCTGGTGAAATCCCCGACATTGGAGTACTAAGCACGTTCCAGAAGAACTC GTTTATTGGAAATTTAGATCTTTGCGGAAGGCAAATCCAAAAGCCATGTCGAACATCACTTGGTTTCCCTGTCGTGATACCACATGATGCTGTAAGCGATGAAGCTTCAGTCCCTACGAAAAGATCTTCTTCACATTACTTAAAGGCTGTGCTAATCGGGGCAGTGGCAACCTTGGGCCTTGCACTTATCATAGCCCTTTCATTACTTTGGATTCGTTCATCGTCGAAGAAGGAAAGAGCTGTTAGGAAATACACAGAAGTCAAGAAGCAAGTTGATCCAACAGCAA GTGCTAAACTAATTACGTTCCATGGTGATATGCCATACACATCATCTGAAATTATAGAAAAGCTGGAGTCTCTCGACGAAGAGGATATAGTAGGGTCAGGAGGATTTGGTACTGTTTACCGAATGGTGATGAATGACTGTGGCACATTTGCTGTTAAGAGAATTGACCGAAGCCGTGAAGGGTCTGATCAAGTGTTTGAAAGGGAACTCGAGATCTTAGGGAGCATCAAACACATAAATTTAGTAAACCTTCGCGGTTACTGCAGACTCCCTTCTTCAAGGCTCCTTATCTATGATTATCTGGCCTTAGGCAGCTTAGATGATCTCTTGCATG AAAATGTTGAACGACAACCCTTGAACTGGAATGATCGTCTAAAGATAACCCTTGGTTCTGCTCGGGGTTTGGCATACTTGCACCATGAATGCTCCCCAAAAATTGTGCACCGTGACATAAAATCTAGCAACATCCTTCTTAATGAAAACATGGAGCCTCACATCTCTGATTTCGGTCTTGCAAAGCTCTTAGTCGATGAAGATGCGCATGTTACCACAGTGGTTGCTGGCACATTTGGCTACTTGGCACCAG AGTATCTTCAAAGTGGGAGAGCAACTGAGAAGTCAGATGTATATAGCTTCGGAGTTCTATTACTCGAACTTGTAACCGGAAAGAGGCCTACGGATCCTTCCTTTGTAAAGAGAGGCTTAAATGTTGTTGGTTGG ATGAATACGTTATTGAAAGAAAACAGATTGGAAGACGTGGTAGACAGAAGATGCACTGATGCAGATGCTGAGACTCTTGAAGTAATTTTGGAGCTAGCAGCAAGATGCACCGATTCAAATGCTGATGACCGTCCTTCGATGAACCAAGTATTGCAGTTGCTGGAGCAAGAGGTTATGACCCCTTGTCCAAGCGAGTTTTACGAGTCTCATTCGGATCACTGA
- the LOC131635607 gene encoding uncharacterized protein LOC131635607, producing the protein MNSQMLQMSSGIVCGGSTRFMVPLSLPTAFNSFVITQNKKNKGLVFDYWGLSSRSGIKRRRNVIIKASSDVVSPSIWENWKPPKSTSTPSFSDILWPSAGAFVAVAVLGKLDQLLTPKGLSITVAPLGAVSALLFASPSAPSARKYSMLMAQIGCAAIGVLAFTIFGPGLLAKSASVAACVAYMIYTDSVHPPAVSMPLLFIDGVKLQPLSFWYVLYPGAAGCILLCLIQELVLYMKKNFKF; encoded by the exons ATGAACAGTCAAATGCTCCAAATGTCATCTGGAATTGTTTGCGGCGGTAGTACCAGATTTATGGTACCATTATCATTACCCACGGCTTTTAACAGCTTCGTCATTACacagaacaagaagaacaaggGTTTGGTCTTCGATTATTGGGGTCTTAGTAGTAGGAGTGGTATTAAACGAAGAAGAAATGTGATTATTAAGGCATCGAGCGACGTCGTTTCACCATCTATCTGGGAGAATTGGAAACCTCCCAAATCTACTTCCACTCCTTCCTTCAGCGATATTCTATGGCCTTCTGCAG GGGCATTTGTAGCAGTGGCCGTATTGGGAAAACTGGATCAGCTATTGACACCAAAAGGACTCTCAATCACAGTTGCACCATTAGGAGCAGTTTCTGCACTCTTATTTGCCTCACCTTCAGCCCCTTCTGCACGG AAGTACAGTATGTTGATGGCTCAAATAGGTTGTGCAGCCATAGGTGTTCTGGCATTTACAATATTTGGACCTGGATTGCTTGCCAAGAGTGCTAGTGTTGCAGCTTGTGTTGCCTACATGATTTACACCGACTCGGTTCATCCCCCAG CCGTAAGCATGCCGTTGCTTTTCATTGATGGTGTTAAGTTGCAACCCTTGAGTTTCTGGTATGTTTTGTATCCTGGGGCAGCTGGATGCATTCTACTCTGTTTGATT CAAGAGCTGGTTCTATACATGAAGAAAAATTTCAAGTTCTGA